The genomic DNA gggcctgggctggtgtggctacacgtggtctgtggttgtgaggccggttggacttcctgacaaattctctaaaatgacgttggaggcagcttatggtagaaattaacattaaattctctggcaacatttccggtggacattcctgcagtcaggatGCCAATTACACGcttcctcaacttgagacatctggccttgtgttgtgtgacaaactgcacattttagtcaccttttattgtccctagcacaatgTGGACCtgtaatgatcctgctgtttaatcagcttcttgatatgccacacctgtcagttggatggattatcttggcaaaggagaaatgctcactaacagaaaCAAATGTGTGTACAAtattttgagagaaataagctttttgtgcatatggaatatttctgggattttttttatttcagctcatgaaacacggtactaacactttacatgttgcattttatatttttgttcagtctatgactgagatatgtggtcgTCCCACCtacctacactacatgaccaaaagtatgtggacacctgatcgtcggatatctcattccaaaatcatgggcattattatGGAGTTGGTTCTGCCATTTTCTGCTACAACAGCTCTtctgggcgattaggcctggcttgcagtcggtgttccaattcatcccaaaggtgttttgatttggttgaggtcagggctcggtgcaggccagtcaagttattcctcaccgatctcgacaaaccatttctgtatggacctcgctttgtgcaaatcaaaatcaaatcaaatcaaatgttatttgtcacatacacatggttagcagatgttaatgcgagtgtagcgaaatgcttgtgcttctagttccgacaatgcagtaataaccaagtaatctaactaacaattccaaaactactgtcttatacacagtgtaaggggataaagaatatgtacataaagatatatgaatgagtgatggtacagagcagcataggcaagatacagtagatggtatcgagtacagtatatacatatgagatgagtatgtaaacaaagtggcatagttaaagtggctagtgatacatgtattacataaggatgcagtagatgatatagagtacagtatatacgtatacatttgagatgaataatgtagggtatgtaaacattatattaggtagcattgtttaaagtggctagtgatatattttacatttcccatcaattcccattattaaagtggctggagttgagtcagtgtgtttgcccccggtgatgcgttgtgcagacctcactaccctctggagagccttacggttgtgggcggagcagttgccgtactaggcggtgatacagcccgccaggatgctctcgactgtgcatctgtagaagtttgtgagtgcttttggtgacaagccaaatttcttcagcctcctgaggttgaagaggcgctgcacgatgctgtctgtgtgagtggaccaattcagtttgtctgtgatgtgtatgccgaggaacttaaaacttactaccctctccactactgttccatcgatgtggataggggggtgttccctctgctgtttcctgaagtccacaatcatctccttagttttgttgacgttgagtgtgaggttattttcctgacaccacactccgagggccctcacctccctgtaggccgtctcgtcgttgttggtaatcaagcctaccactgttgtgtcgtccgcaaacttgatgattgagttggaggcgtgcgtggccacgcagtcgtgggtgaacagggagtacaggagagggctcagaacgcacccttgtggggccccagtgttgaggatcagcggggtggagatgttgttgcctaccctcaccacctgggggcagcccgtcaggaagtccagtacccagttgcacagggcggggtcgagacccagggtctcgagcttgatgacgagcttggagggtactatggtgttgaatgccgagctgtagtcgatgaacagcattctcacataggtattcctcttgtccagatgggttagggcagtgtgcagtgtggttgagattgcatcgtctgtggacctatttgggcggtaagcaaattggagtgggtctagggtgtcaggtagagtggatgtgatatggtccttgactagtctctcaaagcacttcatgatgacggaagtgagtgctcaagtttagctcagttaccttagctttcttgggaacaggaacaatggtggccctcttgaagcatgtgggaacagcagactggtatagggattgattgaatatgtccgtaaacacaccggccagctggtctgcgcatgctctgagggcgcggctggggatgccgtctgggcctgcagccttgcgagggttaacacgtttaaatgttttactcacctcggctgcagtgaaggagagtctgcatgttttcgttgcaggccgtgtcagtggcactgtattgtcctcaaagcgggcaaaaaagttatttagtctgcctgggagtctgcctgggagcaagacatcctggtccgtgactgggctggttttgttcttgtagtccgtgattgactgtagaccctgcacgggggcattgtcatgctgaaacaggaaatgggcttcccaaactgttgccacaaagttggaagctcagaaccgtctagaatgtaattgtatgctgtagcgtttagatttcccttcactggaactaaggggcctagcccgaaccatgaaaccagccccagaccattattcctcctccaccaaactttacagttggcattatgcattgaggcaggtagcgttctcctggcatccgccaaacccagatttgtccgttggactgcccccattctcatcgacggggctgtagtggagcaggttgaaagtTCCTttgcatccacatcaccaacaaacctaTCATGGTccgaacacaccaagacagttgtacccgtaccccttgtatatagcctcgctacttttattttACGGCTGCTCttaattatacactgctcaaaaaaaataaagggaacactaaaataacacatcctagatctgaatgaatgaaatattcttattaaatacttttttctttacatagttgaacgtgctgacaacaaaatcacacaaattatcaatggaaatcaaatgtatcaacccatggaggtctggatttgggtgacactcaaaattaaagtggaaaaccacactacaggctgatccaactttgatctaatgtccttaaaacaagtcaaaatgaggctctgtagtgtgtgtgtggcctccacgtgcctgtatgacctccctacaatgcctgggcatgctcctgatgaggtggcggatggtctcctgagggatctcctcccagacctggactaaagcatccgccaactcctggacagtctgtggcgttggtggatggacgagacatgatgtcccagatgtgctcaattggattcaggtctggggaacgggcgggccagtccatagcatcaatgccttcctcttgcaggaactgctgacacactccagccacatgaggtctagcattgtcttgcattaggaggaacccagggccaaccgcaccagcatatggtctcacaaagggtctgaggatctcatctcggtacctaatggcagtcaggctacctctggcgagcacatggagggctgtgcggccccccaaagaaatgccaccccacaccatgactgacccaccgccaaaccggtcatgctggaggatgttgcaggcagcagaacgttctccatggcgtctccagactgtcacgtctgtcacgtgctctgtgtgaacctgctttcatctgtgaagagcacagggcgccagtggcgaatttgccaatcttggtgttctctggcaaatgtcaaacatcctgcacggtgttgggctgtaagcacaacccccacctgtggatgtcgggccctcataccaccctcatggagtctgtttctgaccgtttgagcagacacatgcacatttgtggcctgctggagatcattttgcagggctctggcagtgctcctcctgctcctccttgcacaaaggcggcggtagcggtcctgctgctgggttgttgccctcctacggcctcctccacgtctcctgatgtactggcctctctcctggtagcacctccatgctctggacactacgctgacagacacagcaaaccttcttgccacagctcgcattgatgtcccatcctggatgagctgcactacctgagccacttgtgtgggttgtagactctgtctcatgctaccactagagtgaaagcaccgccagcattcaaagtgaccaaaacatcagccaggaagcataggaactgagaagtggtctgtggtccccacgtgcagaaccactcctttattgggggtgtcttgctaattgcctataatttccacctattgtctattccatttggacaacagcatgtgaaatgtattgtcaatcagtgtcgcttcctaagtggacagtttgatttcacagaagtgtgattgacttggagttacattgtgttgtttaagtgttccctttatttttttgagcagtgtatttattttttacttaacacttatttttcccaactgctttgttggttaagggcttgtaaagtaagcatttcacctgttgtattcggcccatgtgaagcgtgactcatcactccagagtccaatggcggcgagctttacaccattccagccgacTGGCATTGTACATTGTGTTCTTAGACTTgcgtgtggctgctcggccatttcatgaagctccccacaaacagttattgtgctcatgttgcttccagaggcagtttggaactcagtagtgagtgttgcgacTTACCAGCACTCTGCGGTCtttttctgtgagcttgtgtggcctaccacttcgcagctgagcctttgcacctagacgtttccacttcacaataacagcacttaaagttgactgaggcagctctagcagggcatcaATTTGGATGAACtgacctgttggaaaggtggcatcctttgacagtgccacgttgcaagtcactgagctcttcagtaaggccattctactgccaatgtttgtctatggagattgcatggcggtgtgctcaattttacacacctgtcagcaacggtgtggctgaaatagctgaatccactaatttgaaggggtttcCACATACACACAAGTATCTTaggatgaatgcactaactacaCCACTTTGGATAAGAGCGTGTGTtatatgactaaaatgtaaatgtataagGTATATTGGTTTAATCTCTCGTCCCTATTTACTTTTCTTAGGATGCCCATGAGCTCTTCCATGTCCTCACCTCTTCCTTGGAGGAGGAGCGAGACCGACAGCCCAAAGTCACCCATCTCTTTGACATTCAGTCCCTTGAGGTACGTTGTCACTCCCTTTCCTTTAATACTCATAGCCCTGCTAAGCTTAGTCTCTTTCAGCACAGTGTATTTTTGATGTAAGTTAATTGTATTTTTGCCTTCTGACTTctgttcctttgtttttgttatCAGAGTCTCCCAGATATAGATGATAAGACCTTAAGCTGCAAGAGTCGAAGTAAGAAAGCAAATAGTGGTGTGGAATATTTTACTAGAGAAGTAGGTTTTGGGAAAATAGGAAAACTACTTTTGCTCTTCCAGGCCCTCTTCATCCTTTACGAAGTCCTTGGAAGTTTCCACATCCTTTCCATGGCCGCCTAACAAGCAATATGGCTTGCAAGCGTTGCGAACAACAGGTGATTAATGTATTTGATTATTTTTCATAACACGTGAATATCAGATATTTGGCAGTGTACTGTCATTAAATCAGTGGTTTGTTTGTGCTATTAATTCCTTTTCTTGTTTGCAGAGTCCAGTGCGATATGACTCTTTCGACAGCCTCTCCTTATCCATCCCTTCGCCGCAATGGGTAAGCAGAGTGTGTGACAGGAGAAAAAATACATGACGGAAACCTTCAAATCATTCAGGTGAAGGTTTTCCTTGTACCATTGCTGGTACAAATATCATTATGTGTACACCAAGGTTGCAGGAGCAAAAGCTTCCACGAGTTCAGGGAACCCTGTTCTACACGACTATGTAAAATAATAGCTTGTGAGCTACATATATGCAATGTGCTGAGTATATTTCCCTTAGGGCTGGCCTATCTCTCTGGATCACTGTCTCCAGCATTTCATCTCTTCAGAGACCATTAAAGAGGTGGAGTGTGAAAACTGCACCAAGGTATTAGTCTTCACTTGGTTGGTTAAGATAAAGGAACTGTACTTCTGTGAGCCTATGGGTATGTTATTTTGGAGCTTTAGAATGAACCTTGTTTTGACATCATCTCTCCCGTCAGCTTCAACAAGGCACCTTGGTGAATGGGCATGTCCTGGAAAGCCAGAGGACAACCTTCATCAAACAGCTTAAACTGGGAAAGGTAATGGTCTTTCCCACTAACCATgtttttatgcaagtaaagtcAAAACGTATACAGAAATGGCTGTGATAGACACAGGAAGTTCCGCCACAATTTTAGAAATGCAGACGGAtaatttgttcgttcgacatggtgggatctttttgtattggtaaaattaattatgcaagaaatggcggtggaaacatcctcatgtgcaaatattgattagataaccatcatatcgaagtgaACTTTGAGTCACACAATattatggtgtgtggtcctcctaCGACTCAGGAagccatgcagtttattaggctatgCTGCCCTAAAAAGGCAAAACGCAGTAACTACGAATTTGGTCAAAAATGTTTCATCTGTTGTAATGGCCAGGTATATTATCTGATTTAATCTTGGCATTTAGTTTCTTGACACAAGAACGAGCCAGTTGATCAGAATATATCATGGAGTATCAGAAATTCCTGTCTAGACAGGAAAAGGAAGTTACTGCATTTTGCCTTTTGTAGTGCAGTGCAGATAAAAcaagttatgaacttcacagggtggtgaaagtgcacggtgatgagcttgatgctcctttccaataaatatccagGGTCGTATTTTCAGTAGTTggaaatgcaatggaaacacattggactttagatttttatttggtacaTCAATCATGTAACAAAGtggttatacagaaacccagcctaaaaccctaaagagcaagcaatgtagatgtagaagcacgttggctaggaaaaactccctataaaggcaggaacctaggaaaaaaacctagaggaaccaggctctgaggggtggccagtcctcttctggctgtgctgggtggagataaGAGTttatggccattaaggccagatcgttcttcaagctGTTCAAACGTTCATATATGACCCACAGGGTCAAAAAAGAATCAGTGGTTGAAGAGAGTGCAACATGTCAGCGTCTCAGGAGTAAATCTCAGTTGCCTTTTCATAGCAGAGCATTGAGGtcaagacagcaggtgcggtagggcaggagagagatggggagagggagaaaacaaCATGAAACGTAAgcaaaaaagtacattttgtgtgcactccATCACACAAtgatttttatctgcaacaagtccgtttggtgggaaaatgtgcatattttctttatgcagattttagaatattcacatgaaaatctgtcaccaattggatggaaacctagctattgtGACCTACTTGATGATATGTGAAACAATTGCTGTGTACTAAATGGTTTCACTGCTTTACTGGTATCCCCTTGCACACATCACTATCAGATGCATTTGTGTCTGGCTTCAGGATATCCTTGTCCTCAGTTAtgtgacatactgtatacaggtaTATGAcggcgtgtgtttgtgtgactcCTCCCTCCAGCTCCCACAGTGTCTCTGTATTCACCTGCAGAGACTGACATGGTCTAATGAGGGTACGCCCATAAAGAGACAGGAACATGTCCAGATCTCAGAGTACCTGTCTATGGACCACTACAAACACCGCGCAACCATTCAGAGGCTCCAGGTCATCAACTGTACTCCCAAAACCATTAAAGCAGACGATTCAGGAGAGGCTGCAGATAAGACCCCTCCCAATGGCAAAGGTACGGTGAAATCACTTAAATTGTCTTCCTGGAACTAAATTGCTTGTCTTATGATCTCTTACCTTTTCAGCCTGAGAGGACTGAGAACTGTCATGATTGTTCTTAGTGTGTTCTTGGAAATTGGCCTTAGATCATTTGGAATTTGATTGAGGACATAATGTAATTGTTGTTTTACAAACCCTTGAAAGGCCTTGTACAACACTAAGATCATACTGTATTCTACTTATTTTCAGATATAGAACACCATAACAACAACAAGCCTCTGTCCAATGGAACCTGTTCGTCTGTCTTTCTCCATTCTCCTGGGTTGAACCCACAGGTCAACCTCACATATGACTACAGGTAAACACAACCTGATAATCTTAAACAGCCTTTTCATATCAATAAAGAGAAGAACCAATTATACAAACTCAGTAAATTGTCTTGGAATTATAGTGTGTACTCTGATAACACTGTTGAATACACCATGTCTCTCCACAGCTCCTCAGAATACCACTTTCAACTGATGGCTGTGTTGGTTCACCATGGTGACATGAACTCAGGACACTTTGTCACTTACCGCCGCTGCCCTCCCTCGCCccacagcccctctccattcaGCTCCCAGTGGCTGTGGGTTTCTGATGACTCTGTACGCAAGGCCAGTCTGCAGGAGGTGCTGTCCTCCAACGCCTACCTACTCTTCTATGAGCGGGTGAGACGGCTCCGTCTACTGTTGGAGGAGTAGAGCCCCGGAGCACTGAGCCAGACTGGACACCTACTCCCCTGCCAACCCATACCACCACAGCCATGTGTGCCACAGAAAACATCCCTCAGAAGTGTAATTATCCAGCCCCAATGGCTTACCTGTAGGATTGTGCTTTAACAGTACAAAAGATTATGCTGCTCTACTTTGACCTCCTGTCATATTAAAATCATGAATGTCCCCCTCGTCTTTTACAGCGATTTAGGAGGCACTGCCTTTTAGATCCCAGAGATTGCCTACCTGTAGGAATAATTGGACTGTTCTCAAAAACATCTCAGAATACTGGTAGTCGTTTCACAAAACATTTGCGTTACTTCAACCAAGATGTTTTTTGGCTAAATGGGTGTTACTAGATTAGGAAATGTGGAGGTACTTGATATGTAATCACTGTCTTCAGCCATTTGTCTGGAAATAATCACTCAATATATCTTAATGTAGGTTTAATTAAAATAATGCAATGTTTCAATTGACATTGTATATAAGCTGCTGTATATTACATTTTTCTATGTGTGTAACAAATTCAGAATACTGTA from Oncorhynchus clarkii lewisi isolate Uvic-CL-2024 chromosome 30, UVic_Ocla_1.0, whole genome shotgun sequence includes the following:
- the LOC139389824 gene encoding ubiquitin carboxyl-terminal hydrolase 30-like isoform X2 — encoded protein: MKNWGVIGGIAAAMAAGVYVLWGPITDSKKRKKGMVPGLLNLGNTCFMNSLLQGLAACPSFVKWLEEFTSRKGVSKGEPEKDPKLSTTLLQLLQALSNDNTGEEDVLDAGRLLEVLRLYRWHISSFEEQDAHELFHVLTSSLEEERDRQPKVTHLFDIQSLESLPDIDDKTLSCKSRSPLHPLRSPWKFPHPFHGRLTSNMACKRCEQQSPVRYDSFDSLSLSIPSPQWGWPISLDHCLQHFISSETIKEVECENCTKLQQGTLVNGHVLESQRTTFIKQLKLGKLPQCLCIHLQRLTWSNEGTPIKRQEHVQISEYLSMDHYKHRATIQRLQVINCTPKTIKADDSGEAADKTPPNGKDIEHHNNNKPLSNGTCSSVFLHSPGLNPQVNLTYDYSSSEYHFQLMAVLVHHGDMNSGHFVTYRRCPPSPHSPSPFSSQWLWVSDDSVRKASLQEVLSSNAYLLFYERVRRLRLLLEE
- the LOC139389824 gene encoding ubiquitin carboxyl-terminal hydrolase 30-like isoform X1; this translates as MPWCRSATSEKLIREFLYSGTIVRNKIMKNWGVIGGIAAAMAAGVYVLWGPITDSKKRKKGMVPGLLNLGNTCFMNSLLQGLAACPSFVKWLEEFTSRKGVSKGEPEKDPKLSTTLLQLLQALSNDNTGEEDVLDAGRLLEVLRLYRWHISSFEEQDAHELFHVLTSSLEEERDRQPKVTHLFDIQSLESLPDIDDKTLSCKSRSPLHPLRSPWKFPHPFHGRLTSNMACKRCEQQSPVRYDSFDSLSLSIPSPQWGWPISLDHCLQHFISSETIKEVECENCTKLQQGTLVNGHVLESQRTTFIKQLKLGKLPQCLCIHLQRLTWSNEGTPIKRQEHVQISEYLSMDHYKHRATIQRLQVINCTPKTIKADDSGEAADKTPPNGKDIEHHNNNKPLSNGTCSSVFLHSPGLNPQVNLTYDYSSSEYHFQLMAVLVHHGDMNSGHFVTYRRCPPSPHSPSPFSSQWLWVSDDSVRKASLQEVLSSNAYLLFYERVRRLRLLLEE